One stretch of Halobacillus litoralis DNA includes these proteins:
- a CDS encoding alpha/beta-type small acid-soluble spore protein encodes MARRNKLLVPEARAGLDQMKAELLQSSSPDQTKYEVAEEQGIPLTKGDNGNLSTRDAGKIGGQIGGRMVKELIRRAQQQMEQDQR; translated from the coding sequence ATGGCTCGAAGAAATAAACTGCTTGTTCCAGAAGCAAGGGCAGGGCTAGATCAAATGAAAGCTGAACTCCTCCAGTCATCCTCTCCTGATCAGACGAAATATGAAGTAGCGGAAGAACAAGGAATACCTTTAACAAAGGGTGACAATGGTAACCTGTCTACCCGGGATGCAGGTAAAATCGGAGGGCAGATTGGCGGACGGATGGTAAAAGAATTGATTCGAAGAGCTCAACAACAAATGGAACAAGATCAAAGGTAA
- a CDS encoding TrmB family transcriptional regulator, which produces MLQKFGFTQYESQVFEVLTASEEPMDATSIVKYSQVPKSKIYEVLQRLVEKGLILTSFQERKKLYTALSLETTIEKLTTEFQSNIDEIRNSTFKLHDSDERVWTIQNDASINALLKERIQTATEEILVTGWSDELAPLLPLLEEKKKEGIRVELLSVGELDSEKLHTHVLLPDEKHEALERHKLMIIDHEEILFAGVEGDAFQGIHTLSKPLVKFFTEFFYHDVALTEITKKYEEILIADEEIRGILMKLRY; this is translated from the coding sequence ATGTTACAGAAATTCGGATTCACTCAGTATGAAAGTCAAGTTTTCGAAGTCCTTACAGCAAGTGAAGAGCCGATGGATGCCACATCCATCGTCAAATATTCACAAGTCCCGAAATCGAAGATCTATGAAGTCCTTCAGCGTCTTGTAGAAAAAGGGTTGATTCTCACTTCTTTTCAAGAAAGAAAAAAACTTTACACCGCCCTTTCACTGGAGACGACGATTGAGAAGCTGACGACTGAATTTCAATCCAACATAGACGAAATACGAAATTCGACTTTTAAGCTTCATGATTCTGATGAACGTGTGTGGACGATCCAAAATGATGCTTCCATCAACGCTTTATTAAAAGAGCGGATTCAGACCGCAACGGAGGAAATACTCGTTACTGGATGGAGTGATGAATTGGCTCCCCTACTTCCCCTTTTGGAAGAAAAAAAGAAAGAAGGTATAAGAGTAGAGCTTCTTTCTGTCGGTGAGCTGGATTCAGAAAAACTGCATACCCATGTCCTCCTTCCTGACGAAAAGCACGAAGCCCTCGAAAGGCACAAGCTTATGATTATTGATCATGAGGAAATTTTATTTGCAGGTGTGGAGGGGGATGCATTTCAGGGGATACATACCTTATCCAAACCATTAGTGAAATTCTTTACTGAATTCTTCTATCATGATGTGGCATTGACTGAAATCACGAAGAAATACGAGGAAATTCTCATCGCCGATGAGGAAATCAGGGGAATTCTCATGAAACTAAGATACTGA
- a CDS encoding YozQ family protein yields MKQKQNKRNQNQESGSQGLAITQEQVSDTLTEGTYDAKIDEVDENGQLISHKGEDIKKGKKRD; encoded by the coding sequence ATGAAACAAAAGCAAAATAAACGTAATCAAAATCAGGAATCCGGTTCTCAGGGCTTAGCCATTACACAGGAGCAGGTATCCGACACGCTCACGGAAGGTACGTACGATGCCAAGATTGATGAAGTAGATGAAAATGGTCAGTTGATCAGCCATAAAGGTGAGGATATCAAAAAAGGAAAGAAGCGTGACTGA
- a CDS encoding DUF5110 domain-containing protein, with amino-acid sequence MDEKATYSFYEDDGATLDYKDGEYNVTDLKVKRKGKHIEFKKKEKATGYDTDLESYTLKLNGEEAPTRVRAAKAKYKEVSSVEEVKSTQESFFYDNEEEALYVNVPADEKHKVKIFFNGKKD; translated from the coding sequence TTGGATGAGAAAGCAACCTACTCTTTCTATGAAGATGATGGGGCAACATTAGATTACAAGGATGGCGAGTACAATGTGACAGACCTGAAAGTGAAACGTAAAGGGAAACACATTGAATTCAAGAAAAAAGAAAAAGCTACAGGCTACGATACTGACTTAGAATCTTATACACTGAAGCTTAATGGAGAAGAAGCACCTACACGTGTACGTGCTGCAAAAGCGAAGTACAAGGAAGTCAGCTCTGTAGAGGAAGTAAAATCGACTCAGGAGTCCTTCTTCTATGACAATGAAGAAGAAGCTCTTTATGTGAATGTTCCAGCAGATGAGAAGCATAAAGTGAAGATTTTCTTCAATGGTAAAAAAGATTAA
- a CDS encoding MFS transporter — MNKKVYLLALVAFVVGTVELIIGGILDLVADDLGITLGQAGLLITIFSLVFAVASPILLTATARFDRKKLMLVTLVIFFLGNMLAYLSPNYSTIMLARVLTAASGSLLVVLAVTIASAIVTKEYRGRAIGTIFMGISGSLVLGVPIGLTIGNSFGWRAPFLLISVLTLLSFVAVWISLGKIAPKPVISIKEQMRTLKDKKIFSAQLTSFLFLTGHLALYAYLTPFLKSEMGMNGTWVSIVYFIFGVAAVMGGGVGGFLSDKFGSERSILGIILVFAVAIFTIPHVTFSLPLFLMVMVIWSALSWAVTPAQQNYLISSAPETSDIQQSLNNSALHFGIAFGSSIGGIVIEQTSVIHNATVGGFFVLIALATAYFSITRGREMYEKEALQQ, encoded by the coding sequence ATGAATAAAAAAGTTTATTTGTTAGCACTTGTTGCGTTTGTTGTCGGAACCGTTGAATTGATTATCGGTGGTATTTTAGACCTTGTTGCTGATGATCTAGGTATTACTCTTGGTCAAGCGGGTCTATTGATCACTATTTTTTCCTTAGTATTTGCGGTGGCATCACCGATATTACTAACGGCAACCGCTCGATTCGACCGAAAAAAATTGATGCTTGTCACGTTGGTTATTTTCTTTCTTGGAAACATGCTCGCCTATTTGAGTCCGAATTATTCTACAATCATGCTGGCGAGGGTATTAACAGCAGCGAGTGGATCATTGCTTGTGGTGCTGGCTGTGACGATTGCCTCTGCAATTGTTACTAAAGAGTACAGAGGTAGAGCGATTGGTACCATTTTTATGGGCATCAGTGGTTCTCTTGTTCTTGGAGTTCCTATCGGATTGACTATTGGGAACAGCTTTGGATGGAGAGCACCTTTTTTACTGATTAGTGTACTGACTCTGCTCTCTTTTGTGGCCGTTTGGATTTCGTTAGGGAAAATTGCTCCGAAACCCGTCATTTCTATTAAAGAGCAAATGAGAACGTTGAAAGATAAAAAGATTTTCTCTGCACAGCTGACCTCATTTTTGTTTTTAACAGGTCACCTTGCTCTATATGCTTATCTAACTCCATTTCTTAAGTCGGAAATGGGGATGAATGGGACTTGGGTGAGCATTGTTTACTTCATCTTCGGTGTCGCTGCCGTTATGGGTGGAGGAGTCGGAGGTTTCTTATCAGACAAATTTGGATCAGAGAGAAGCATTCTTGGTATTATCCTAGTCTTTGCGGTCGCTATTTTCACCATTCCACATGTCACGTTCTCTCTACCATTATTTTTAATGGTGATGGTGATTTGGAGTGCTTTAAGTTGGGCCGTAACACCTGCACAGCAAAATTATCTGATTTCCTCCGCACCTGAAACTTCAGATATTCAGCAAAGCCTGAACAACTCTGCGTTACATTTCGGCATTGCTTTTGGTTCTTCTATCGGTGGTATAGTCATCGAGCAGACTTCGGTTATTCATAATGCAACCGTTGGAGGATTTTTTGTGCTTATCGCACTGGCTACCGCCTATTTTTCCATTACTCGCGGAAGAGAAATGTATGAAAAAGAAGCTTTGCAGCAATAG
- a CDS encoding serine/threonine protein kinase encodes MGNIKDLVEKVQFDGDCAIVVPQEFQWIGQGRSAVVYRLKGTDIAVKVFYPGYEDLAHIEGEVYEKLNNHEFFPAFYEKGEGYLTMQYVEGITFYDCLVNGVAITEEMVQRVDEALEFACRLGFNPSDTHLKNILLTTDGEVKVIDVVRFTQEFDCPHWRDLKKAYETFYQRRYVPKRFPRFFIEFIIRLYRKRLLPI; translated from the coding sequence ATGGGGAATATCAAAGATTTGGTTGAAAAAGTACAGTTTGATGGGGATTGTGCCATCGTTGTACCACAGGAATTCCAATGGATCGGCCAAGGAAGAAGTGCCGTGGTGTACCGGTTGAAGGGGACAGATATAGCAGTAAAGGTTTTTTATCCAGGTTACGAGGATCTGGCCCATATTGAAGGGGAAGTTTATGAGAAGCTTAATAATCATGAGTTTTTTCCAGCTTTTTATGAAAAAGGAGAAGGTTACTTGACGATGCAGTACGTGGAAGGGATCACTTTTTATGACTGTCTCGTCAATGGGGTGGCTATTACAGAAGAGATGGTCCAACGTGTAGATGAGGCGCTTGAATTTGCCTGTCGATTAGGCTTCAACCCTTCTGACACTCATTTGAAAAACATCCTGCTTACTACTGATGGTGAAGTGAAAGTGATTGATGTCGTTCGTTTCACTCAGGAGTTTGATTGTCCGCATTGGCGTGATTTGAAAAAAGCCTATGAAACCTTTTACCAACGCCGCTATGTCCCGAAAAGATTCCCAAGATTTTTTATAGAGTTTATCATACGCTTGTATCGTAAAAGGTTGCTGCCGATTTAA